Proteins encoded by one window of Silvibacterium dinghuense:
- a CDS encoding bifunctional homocysteine S-methyltransferase/methylenetetrahydrofolate reductase — MNERIRALFGDRTILCDGAMGTTLYARGVFINRCYDELNLSQADLVRSIHDEYLQAGAEVIETNTFGANSFRLLRYGLQDQVFAINKAGAELARQAVEHHAGKHAGKAFVAGSVGPLGVHLEPLGKTSLEEARVAFAEQIRGLVAGGVDMLAIETIVALNEAEQAILAAKEVAPDLPILAMVNVDDEGNCLDGTSPEIAATRLAAWGADIVGCNCSTGPATILTALEKLAAGTSLPLAAMPNAGMPRAIDGRNIYLCSPEYMASFARKFLKAGAQFIGGCCGTTPNHIRAMRAALRAADAQKVSVQPTAKVEIVSEVVPPPLAQRSKIGQLIHDGAFVTMVEIVPPRGVDASRELDGAAMLASHGIHAINVPDSPRASARMSAQSLCIQIQQKTGIETILHYTCRDRNVLSIQSDLLGASSIGLKNILCLTGDPPKLGNYPDATAVFDVDAIGLVNIVQRLNHGLDIGGNPIGSSTGLTIAVAANPGVPDIENEIRRFAYKVEAGAEYAITQPVFDLRILEAFLKRIEGFRIPIVAGIWPLTSLRNAEFMKNDLRVSVPDSILLRMQQAATPDLARAEGIKIAQEMLAATMPMVQGVQVSAPFGRYPLAIEAIKDVLPKPQSVEELPAAQAITA, encoded by the coding sequence ATGAACGAACGTATACGGGCGCTCTTCGGTGACCGGACCATTCTCTGTGATGGCGCCATGGGAACCACGCTCTACGCCCGCGGGGTTTTCATCAACCGCTGCTACGACGAGCTCAATCTCTCCCAGGCCGATCTCGTCCGCTCGATCCACGACGAATATCTCCAGGCAGGGGCTGAAGTCATTGAGACGAACACCTTCGGGGCCAATAGCTTCCGCCTGCTCCGTTACGGGCTCCAGGACCAGGTCTTCGCCATCAATAAGGCCGGTGCCGAGCTGGCCCGCCAGGCCGTCGAGCATCATGCCGGAAAACATGCCGGCAAGGCCTTTGTCGCCGGCTCCGTCGGGCCACTCGGCGTGCATCTTGAGCCTCTTGGCAAAACCAGTCTGGAAGAAGCCCGCGTTGCGTTCGCAGAGCAGATCCGCGGCCTCGTCGCAGGCGGCGTCGACATGCTTGCCATCGAGACGATCGTCGCGCTCAACGAGGCCGAGCAGGCCATTCTGGCGGCCAAAGAGGTTGCCCCGGATCTGCCCATCCTGGCGATGGTCAACGTCGACGACGAGGGTAACTGCCTCGATGGCACCTCGCCCGAAATCGCTGCTACCCGCCTCGCTGCCTGGGGTGCGGATATTGTCGGCTGCAACTGCAGCACCGGGCCGGCCACCATCCTCACCGCGCTGGAAAAGCTTGCCGCCGGAACCAGCCTGCCGCTGGCCGCGATGCCCAATGCCGGCATGCCTCGCGCCATCGACGGCCGCAACATCTATCTCTGCTCGCCGGAGTACATGGCCAGCTTTGCGCGTAAGTTCCTCAAAGCAGGCGCGCAGTTCATCGGCGGATGCTGCGGCACCACGCCCAACCACATCCGCGCCATGCGTGCCGCTCTGCGTGCCGCCGACGCGCAGAAGGTCAGCGTTCAGCCCACGGCGAAGGTCGAAATTGTCTCCGAGGTTGTTCCGCCGCCGCTCGCACAGCGCTCGAAGATCGGCCAGCTCATCCATGACGGCGCCTTTGTCACCATGGTCGAGATCGTCCCGCCGCGCGGCGTCGATGCCAGCCGTGAACTCGACGGCGCCGCCATGCTGGCCAGCCATGGCATCCACGCCATCAACGTGCCCGATTCGCCGCGCGCCTCTGCCCGCATGAGCGCGCAAAGCCTCTGCATCCAGATCCAGCAGAAAACAGGCATCGAGACGATCCTGCATTACACCTGCCGGGACCGGAATGTCCTCAGCATCCAGAGCGATCTCCTGGGCGCCTCGTCCATCGGCCTCAAAAACATCCTCTGCCTCACCGGCGATCCGCCTAAGCTCGGCAATTATCCCGATGCCACGGCGGTCTTCGATGTCGATGCGATCGGTCTCGTCAATATTGTCCAGCGCCTGAATCACGGCCTCGACATTGGCGGCAATCCCATCGGCTCATCCACGGGACTGACGATTGCCGTTGCTGCCAACCCAGGCGTGCCGGATATTGAAAACGAGATTCGCCGCTTCGCCTACAAGGTAGAGGCCGGAGCCGAATACGCCATCACGCAGCCGGTTTTCGATCTCCGCATCCTCGAAGCCTTCCTCAAGCGCATCGAGGGCTTCCGTATTCCCATCGTTGCCGGCATCTGGCCTCTCACCAGCCTGCGCAACGCCGAATTCATGAAGAACGACCTGCGCGTGAGCGTGCCGGACAGCATCCTGCTCCGCATGCAGCAGGCGGCGACACCCGACCTCGCCCGCGCCGAAGGCATCAAAATTGCGCAGGAGATGCTCGCCGCTACCATGCCGATGGTCCAGGGCGTGCAGGTCAGCGCTCCATTCGGACGCTATCCACTCGCTATTGAAGCCATCAAGGATGTTCTGCCAAAGCCGCAGTCCGTCGAAGAACTTCCGGCCGCGCAGGCCATCACCGCTTAG
- the bshB1 gene encoding bacillithiol biosynthesis deacetylase BshB1 produces MAELESSWAEPVEAEVLAIAAHRDDVEQTCGGTLLKMRAQGVSTAILDLTRGEAGTRGSAAERAAEADAAAQILGVSWRGALDIPDGRVENTYENRLKLVRVLRQVRPRVVILPYWTGRHPDHYTTAGLGYEACFLSGLASLDTGFAPHRPFKILYASLYADVRPSFVVDVTAHIEARHRSLMAYTSQYANQERGGGLFVPEEEIRERTFSVARHYGLLAGVRYAEPFVQKEIGLVEDLTLIPVQSL; encoded by the coding sequence ATGGCAGAGCTCGAATCCAGCTGGGCGGAGCCGGTCGAGGCCGAGGTATTGGCAATTGCGGCGCATCGCGACGACGTAGAGCAGACCTGTGGCGGCACATTGCTTAAAATGCGCGCGCAGGGAGTGTCCACGGCGATCCTCGACCTGACCCGCGGTGAGGCAGGAACGCGTGGATCGGCGGCAGAGCGGGCGGCGGAGGCCGATGCCGCGGCACAGATTCTGGGTGTGAGCTGGCGCGGGGCGCTGGATATTCCGGACGGACGGGTCGAAAACACCTATGAAAACCGCCTCAAGCTGGTGCGGGTGCTGCGCCAGGTGCGGCCGCGGGTGGTGATCCTGCCGTACTGGACCGGACGGCATCCGGATCATTACACGACTGCAGGGCTTGGATATGAAGCCTGCTTCCTGAGCGGCCTGGCGAGCCTCGATACGGGATTTGCGCCGCACCGGCCATTCAAAATCCTCTATGCAAGTCTGTATGCCGATGTGCGGCCGAGTTTTGTGGTGGATGTTACTGCACACATCGAAGCCCGGCATCGCTCCTTGATGGCCTATACCTCGCAGTATGCGAACCAGGAGCGCGGCGGCGGCCTTTTTGTGCCGGAGGAAGAGATCCGGGAGCGGACATTCTCCGTGGCGCGGCACTATGGCTTGCTGGCCGGGGTGCGATATGCCGAACCCTTCGTGCAGAAGGAAATTGGCCTGGTGGAGGATCTGACGCTGATCCCGGTGCAATCTTTATAA
- a CDS encoding ATP-binding protein, with protein MNLAEFRRILRQTTILPILLLAAMGVLTLGLIHRGSVTMSALDTSDRIDTDILQLQSLILDQEMSLRGYELTHDPAQLQPYRSAGAQIPGAFDALAGRLKVDRPHQSLRLAILHDRYRIWLGFAESILASPASPSETPADEVKDKELIDGIREAVRAMHEAETQARHHRAATVLFREKVAFIVLLLASLFVGVSLALFTRSRLKLVSRNYSTTLTQLSQTSHDLYDSQQKYLTTLESIGDAVISCDLNGHIEFINPVAQNLTGWSSAEAIGRPLQDVFHIIHEETRELAENPVEKVRRLNQIVGIANHTALLSRQGKEFLIDDSAAPIHNALGEMTGIVLVFRNITEKRRTEAALLAGEKLAVAGRLSATIAHEIHNPLDSVANLLYLLMLEENADKRTEYLQLAQQELGRTMQISRTLLSLYREPRAPVSIDLQQLIESVLLLLDRRIQQLSIRVDLQVLGPAQIEGFPAELRQVFTNILVNAMEAAGDGGTIVIALREAPSEELFSAGVLIEVADSGLGFPPASLEHLFQPFFTTKGDQGTGLGLWVSMGIVQKHGGTIRVQNGGSTSLHGAQVSIYLPLRALPYIPSGLIAANA; from the coding sequence GTGAACCTTGCCGAGTTCCGGAGAATACTGCGGCAAACTACGATTCTCCCGATTCTGCTGCTGGCGGCCATGGGTGTGCTCACGCTCGGGCTTATCCATCGAGGCTCGGTCACCATGTCCGCACTGGACACCAGTGATCGCATCGATACCGACATCCTCCAGCTTCAGAGCCTGATCCTCGATCAGGAGATGAGCCTTCGCGGCTATGAACTCACGCATGATCCCGCCCAGCTGCAACCTTATCGTTCTGCCGGAGCGCAGATTCCAGGTGCTTTCGATGCGCTGGCAGGCCGGCTCAAGGTAGATCGCCCGCACCAGTCCCTTCGCCTTGCCATCCTGCATGATCGCTACCGGATCTGGCTCGGATTTGCAGAATCCATCCTCGCTTCGCCGGCAAGCCCGAGCGAGACCCCAGCCGACGAGGTGAAGGATAAGGAGCTCATAGACGGCATCCGCGAGGCCGTGCGGGCTATGCATGAGGCAGAGACCCAGGCCCGGCATCATCGCGCGGCAACGGTGCTCTTCCGCGAGAAGGTTGCGTTTATTGTCCTGCTGCTGGCTTCCCTTTTTGTCGGAGTGTCTCTGGCGCTCTTCACGCGCAGCCGCCTGAAACTCGTCTCCCGCAACTACAGCACGACGCTCACCCAGCTCAGCCAGACGTCGCACGATCTCTATGACAGCCAGCAGAAATATCTCACGACGCTCGAGTCCATCGGCGATGCTGTCATCTCCTGCGACCTGAACGGCCATATCGAATTCATCAATCCGGTAGCCCAGAACCTTACCGGCTGGAGCTCCGCCGAAGCCATCGGGCGCCCCTTGCAGGATGTCTTTCACATCATCCACGAAGAGACACGGGAGCTTGCCGAAAACCCGGTGGAGAAGGTCCGCCGCTTGAATCAGATTGTCGGGATAGCCAACCACACCGCGCTTCTCTCCCGCCAGGGCAAGGAATTTTTAATCGACGACAGCGCTGCCCCTATTCACAATGCCCTGGGGGAAATGACGGGCATCGTGCTTGTTTTCCGCAATATCACGGAGAAGAGACGGACGGAGGCAGCCCTGCTTGCCGGCGAAAAGCTCGCGGTCGCCGGTCGCCTGTCCGCCACCATCGCTCACGAGATCCACAACCCGCTCGACTCGGTTGCCAACCTGCTTTACCTGCTCATGCTGGAAGAGAATGCGGACAAGCGCACAGAATACCTGCAACTGGCACAGCAGGAACTGGGACGCACGATGCAGATCAGCCGCACGCTACTCAGTCTCTACCGCGAGCCCAGAGCGCCGGTCAGCATCGACCTGCAGCAGCTCATCGAAAGCGTGCTCCTGCTGCTCGATCGGCGTATCCAGCAGCTTTCCATCCGTGTCGATCTGCAGGTTCTCGGTCCGGCCCAAATTGAGGGATTTCCTGCCGAACTGCGCCAGGTCTTCACCAATATCCTCGTCAACGCCATGGAAGCCGCCGGAGACGGGGGCACCATCGTCATCGCATTGCGCGAAGCTCCTTCGGAGGAGCTGTTTTCCGCCGGCGTACTCATCGAAGTTGCCGACAGCGGCCTCGGGTTTCCTCCGGCCAGCCTCGAACACCTCTTCCAGCCCTTCTTTACCACCAAGGGCGATCAGGGCACCGGTCTCGGCCTCTGGGTCAGCATGGGTATCGTGCAGAAACATGGCGGCACCATCCGCGTGCAGAATGGCGGCTCGACCTCGCTGCATGGGGCACAGGTCAGCATCTATCTGCCGTTACGGGCACTGCCCTATATCCCCTCCGGGCTGATCGCTGCCAACGCCTGA
- a CDS encoding response regulator, giving the protein MPSSPLILCIDDELIGLRVRKVVLERAGFRVLTASDGPSGLDLFRQNSVDAVVLDYSMPGMNGDEVATCMRSLRARVPILLLSAYIELPPGITKSVNSTLMKGNDPKILIDTLLGLLHPAQGPVRKAL; this is encoded by the coding sequence ATGCCGAGTTCCCCTCTCATCCTCTGCATTGACGACGAACTCATCGGGTTGAGAGTCCGAAAAGTCGTTCTGGAACGCGCCGGATTCCGTGTTCTCACCGCCTCCGATGGCCCCAGCGGACTGGATCTTTTCCGCCAGAATTCCGTAGACGCTGTCGTGCTGGACTACTCCATGCCCGGCATGAATGGCGACGAAGTCGCAACGTGCATGCGCAGCCTGCGCGCCCGCGTACCGATCCTTCTGCTCTCCGCATACATCGAGCTTCCTCCCGGAATCACGAAGTCGGTAAACTCTACCCTCATGAAGGGCAACGATCCCAAGATCTTGATCGACACGCTGTTAGGGCTGCTGCATCCGGCTCAGGGTCCCGTCAGGAAAGCGCTGTGA
- a CDS encoding winged helix-turn-helix domain-containing protein, translating to MSQTVFVLEDDTDISRLVQHHLEASGFGVKVFSTPANLIPDAERQPPSLFLLDIMVPGGDGLDVCRRLRSHPALATVPIIFLTARAGENERVLGLELGADDYITKPFATRELLARVKAVLRRFERPTTPSVISFEDVVIDASAMQLKVRGELTTTTATEFRLLDYLARHPGRVFSRDHLLDAVWGDSRFVTPRSVDVYVRRIREKIEVDAENPRYLKTVRGAGYRFEIPKAG from the coding sequence TTGAGCCAAACCGTATTTGTCCTGGAAGACGATACCGATATCTCCCGCCTGGTACAGCACCATCTCGAAGCTTCGGGCTTCGGGGTGAAGGTTTTCTCCACTCCCGCCAACCTGATTCCCGATGCCGAGCGGCAGCCGCCCTCGCTGTTTCTTCTGGACATCATGGTGCCCGGCGGCGATGGGCTGGATGTATGCCGCAGGTTGCGTAGCCATCCGGCGCTGGCCACGGTGCCGATTATCTTTTTGACCGCACGCGCGGGTGAGAACGAACGCGTACTCGGTCTCGAGCTTGGCGCGGACGATTACATCACCAAGCCGTTTGCTACCCGCGAGCTGCTGGCCCGCGTGAAGGCCGTGCTGCGGCGCTTCGAGCGCCCGACCACGCCTTCGGTGATCAGCTTCGAAGATGTGGTGATCGACGCAAGCGCCATGCAGCTGAAGGTGCGCGGCGAGCTGACGACCACGACGGCAACCGAGTTCCGGCTGTTGGATTACCTGGCGCGGCACCCGGGCCGGGTCTTCAGCCGCGATCACCTGCTCGATGCGGTGTGGGGCGATTCGCGCTTCGTCACGCCGCGTTCGGTCGATGTTTATGTACGGCGCATCCGTGAGAAGATCGAGGTGGATGCGGAGAACCCGCGCTATTTGAAGACGGTGCGCGGCGCCGGTTACCGCTTCGAGATTCCGAAGGCGGGCTGA
- a CDS encoding sensor histidine kinase — translation MTGRVFTKLLLSFILVLATSAAILDFTLRGIIEHSLREEIAQSLTGKARLLAGEAHPGDGQRLDELASRAAFEAGAQVTFFAQDGTVLASSASSPATSAIPPEVKEALTHADKVGSTERDGMLYVAVAGGGLVVRLAYPLQGIHDTTHVLRRDVLLASMFAIALATILAAFIAQRAQQRLKRIVTFAARMSAGDFTARIEEGDLDEVSEVARALDTTAARLEASFHALETKQRELAALLDSMQEAVIAVDAAGRISWSNTVMQRIAPGATRQGQALVHAVRDPEVLHCVQIALESRELSSGKATSVAPARVYEVNAAPTPGGGAVAVLHDVTEIERVEKMRRDFVANVSHELRTPLTSISGYVETLLEDPMIELPQHAREFMAIILRNATRMNRLTEDLLALASVESSDYRLKLCPVKASTLVRDAIDSLAGMVIDSDISLDEAELTDAVVGADEDALTQVFGNLVENAMKYGKGGKRVLIGARKVEDGVEFWVQDFGPGIASEHLGRIFERFYRVDKARSRESGGTGLGLAIAKHIVLAHGGNIRAESELGSGATFLFTLPAVSRRESTRGDDVRDTSEIASK, via the coding sequence ATGACCGGCCGAGTATTCACTAAATTATTGCTGTCCTTCATCCTCGTGCTGGCGACCAGCGCTGCGATTCTGGACTTCACCCTGCGCGGCATCATCGAGCATTCGCTGCGGGAAGAGATCGCTCAGTCGCTTACCGGCAAGGCTCGCCTGCTGGCCGGCGAGGCGCATCCGGGAGATGGGCAGCGTCTGGATGAACTGGCGTCACGGGCAGCCTTCGAGGCCGGAGCGCAGGTAACCTTCTTTGCTCAGGACGGCACCGTTCTTGCTTCTTCTGCCTCGTCCCCGGCCACATCTGCGATTCCTCCTGAGGTCAAGGAAGCATTGACCCACGCCGATAAGGTCGGCAGCACGGAGCGGGACGGCATGCTGTATGTCGCGGTGGCCGGAGGCGGGCTGGTCGTACGGCTGGCATACCCGCTGCAGGGCATTCATGACACGACCCATGTCCTGCGCAGGGATGTGCTGCTGGCTTCCATGTTCGCAATTGCGCTGGCGACCATCCTGGCCGCCTTCATCGCACAGCGGGCCCAGCAGCGGCTCAAACGCATCGTGACTTTCGCTGCGCGGATGTCTGCGGGCGACTTCACCGCACGCATCGAGGAAGGCGATCTCGACGAAGTCTCGGAGGTCGCGCGAGCGCTGGATACGACGGCAGCGCGGCTGGAGGCAAGCTTCCATGCGCTTGAGACGAAGCAGAGGGAACTGGCCGCCCTGCTCGACAGCATGCAGGAGGCAGTGATCGCCGTCGATGCGGCGGGCCGCATCAGCTGGTCGAATACCGTGATGCAGCGGATTGCTCCCGGCGCGACACGCCAGGGGCAGGCTCTGGTCCATGCGGTGCGCGACCCCGAGGTCCTGCACTGTGTCCAGATAGCTCTGGAAAGCCGGGAGTTGAGCAGTGGCAAGGCGACGTCGGTGGCTCCGGCCCGGGTGTATGAGGTGAATGCCGCGCCGACTCCGGGCGGTGGCGCCGTAGCGGTGCTTCACGACGTCACAGAGATTGAGCGGGTAGAGAAGATGCGGCGGGATTTCGTCGCCAATGTTTCGCATGAGCTGCGTACGCCTTTGACTTCGATCTCGGGCTATGTCGAGACGCTGCTCGAAGACCCGATGATCGAACTTCCCCAGCACGCGCGGGAGTTCATGGCGATCATCCTGCGCAATGCGACGCGGATGAATCGTCTGACCGAGGATCTTCTGGCGTTGGCGAGCGTGGAGTCGAGCGATTACAGGCTGAAGCTGTGCCCTGTGAAGGCTTCGACGCTGGTGCGCGACGCCATTGATTCGCTGGCCGGGATGGTGATCGATTCGGATATCAGCCTCGATGAGGCTGAGTTGACCGACGCAGTCGTAGGCGCCGATGAAGATGCACTCACCCAGGTCTTTGGAAACCTGGTCGAAAACGCGATGAAGTACGGCAAGGGCGGCAAGCGGGTGCTGATCGGTGCACGCAAGGTGGAAGATGGCGTGGAGTTCTGGGTCCAGGACTTCGGGCCCGGGATCGCTTCGGAGCACCTGGGCCGTATCTTTGAGCGCTTTTATCGTGTCGACAAGGCTCGCTCGAGAGAGTCGGGAGGCACGGGGCTCGGTCTCGCGATTGCGAAGCATATTGTGCTGGCGCACGGAGGAAACATCCGGGCCGAGAGCGAACTGGGATCGGGGGCGACTTTTCTTTTCACGCTGCCGGCTGTATCGCGGCGGGAGTCGACCCGGGGAGATGACGTTCGCGATACCAGTGAGATAGCCTCTAAGTAG
- the pstS gene encoding phosphate ABC transporter substrate-binding protein PstS: MNRKLVVLAAALMASMASSGLAQKLNGAGATFPNPIYSKWFIEYSNAHPGVQINYQAIGSGGGIRQVTAGTVDFGASDGPMSDAQLSESKIKIVHIPTVLGAVVPIYNLPGVNTELRFAPDVLADIYLGKISNWDDARIAKDNPGVKLPNLAINVVHRSDGSGTTYIFTDYLSKVSSDWQSSVGRNTAVSWPKGIGAKGNEAVAGMVRQLPGTIGYVELIYALQNKISFGYVRNPAGTWVKGSVEGVTEAAASVKSMPADYRVSITNAPGKTAYPISSFTWLLIPNPAPDGAKGKVIKDFLNWMLDHGESEVSALYYAPLPPSVAAKVKATVSQLK, encoded by the coding sequence ATGAATCGTAAGCTTGTTGTCCTTGCCGCGGCGCTGATGGCGTCGATGGCTTCCTCCGGCCTTGCGCAGAAGTTAAACGGTGCGGGTGCGACCTTTCCGAACCCCATTTACTCGAAGTGGTTTATCGAATACAGCAACGCGCATCCGGGCGTGCAGATCAACTATCAGGCGATCGGTTCCGGCGGCGGTATCCGTCAGGTGACAGCTGGCACGGTCGACTTTGGCGCGAGCGACGGTCCGATGAGCGACGCGCAGCTCTCCGAGTCGAAGATCAAGATTGTGCACATCCCGACGGTTCTGGGCGCGGTGGTGCCGATCTACAACCTGCCGGGCGTGAACACTGAACTGCGCTTTGCTCCCGATGTGCTGGCCGATATCTACCTGGGCAAGATCTCCAACTGGGACGACGCGCGCATCGCGAAGGACAACCCGGGCGTCAAGCTGCCGAATCTCGCTATTAACGTGGTGCACCGCTCGGATGGCAGCGGCACGACCTACATCTTTACCGACTATCTCTCGAAAGTAAGCTCGGACTGGCAGAGTTCGGTGGGCCGCAACACCGCGGTGAGCTGGCCGAAGGGTATCGGAGCGAAGGGCAACGAAGCGGTCGCGGGCATGGTTCGCCAGCTGCCCGGCACGATCGGCTATGTGGAGTTGATCTACGCGCTGCAGAATAAGATCTCGTTCGGCTACGTGCGTAACCCTGCCGGCACCTGGGTCAAGGGCAGCGTGGAGGGCGTGACGGAAGCAGCCGCATCGGTGAAGTCGATGCCTGCGGATTACCGCGTTTCGATCACGAATGCGCCGGGCAAGACTGCGTACCCGATCTCCAGCTTTACCTGGCTGCTGATTCCGAATCCCGCTCCGGATGGCGCGAAGGGCAAGGTCATCAAGGACTTCCTGAACTGGATGCTCGACCACGGCGAGTCCGAGGTATCGGCGCTTTACTACGCTCCGCTGCCGCCGTCGGTTGCGGCGAAGGTCAAGGCGACGGTCTCGCAGCTGAAGTAA
- the pstC gene encoding phosphate ABC transporter permease subunit PstC codes for MRPPIVSDAEQSEIRRFLLGRGSSTLQDRGFAWLMLGCALSIFAIVALIATELVLRSQLTIQKFGITFFFGHAWDPVSGNFGAFPFIYGTLMSSLVALCIAVPLSVGVAIFITEMCPKFLRGPLSFLTELLAAIPSVVYGLWAIFTLVPLLREHIDPVLIKLFGWTGLFAAPDFGLGTLSAGVILSIMILPIISSLTREVMTAVPHSQREAVLALGATRWEMIRMGVLRNARIGIVGSVILGLGRALGETMAVTMVIGNSPQIMKNLLAPAYSMASVIANEFSEASDDMYRSALIEIGLALFIVTILVNALARLLVWAVTRGAPPRAA; via the coding sequence GTGAGACCTCCGATCGTAAGCGATGCAGAGCAATCGGAGATTCGCAGGTTTCTGCTGGGCCGTGGCAGCTCGACGCTGCAGGATCGCGGCTTCGCTTGGCTGATGCTGGGCTGCGCGCTCAGCATATTCGCCATTGTGGCGCTGATTGCCACGGAACTGGTGCTGCGCTCGCAGCTGACCATCCAGAAGTTCGGCATCACGTTCTTCTTTGGCCACGCCTGGGACCCGGTCAGCGGCAACTTCGGGGCCTTCCCCTTCATCTACGGCACGCTGATGTCCTCGCTCGTAGCGCTGTGCATTGCGGTGCCGCTTTCTGTAGGCGTGGCCATCTTCATCACCGAGATGTGCCCGAAGTTTCTGCGCGGTCCGCTCTCCTTCCTGACCGAGCTGCTGGCGGCGATTCCCAGCGTGGTCTACGGTCTGTGGGCGATCTTCACGCTGGTGCCGCTGCTGCGCGAACATATCGATCCGGTTCTGATCAAGCTTTTTGGCTGGACAGGCCTTTTCGCGGCGCCGGACTTCGGTCTGGGCACTCTCTCCGCAGGCGTCATCCTCTCGATCATGATTCTGCCGATCATCTCGTCGCTGACGCGCGAGGTGATGACGGCGGTGCCGCACTCACAGCGCGAAGCGGTGCTGGCGCTGGGCGCGACCCGCTGGGAAATGATCCGCATGGGCGTGCTGCGCAATGCGCGCATCGGTATCGTGGGCTCGGTGATTCTCGGCCTTGGCCGCGCACTGGGTGAAACGATGGCCGTAACCATGGTGATCGGCAACAGCCCGCAGATCATGAAGAATCTGCTGGCGCCGGCATACAGCATGGCCAGCGTGATCGCGAACGAGTTCAGCGAAGCTTCCGATGACATGTACCGCAGCGCGCTGATCGAGATTGGTCTGGCGCTGTTTATCGTGACGATTCTGGTGAATGCACTGGCCCGGCTGCTGGTGTGGGCTGTAACGCGCGGCGCACCGCCGCGGGCGGCGTAA
- the pstA gene encoding phosphate ABC transporter permease PstA — protein MTKSNSPSAFHTLRRAATNHLATGLAVLSTILVVAPLVAIFAYLIYKGASSLNLAFFTQIPKPVGEAGGGMANAILGSAVLLLVGSLLGVPIGIAAGIYLAEFGQGGKLANVVRFTADVLNGVPSIVMGIAVYSLIVLPQKHFSAFAGGVALGIMMIPTITRTTEEMLLMVPGSVREAALGLGVPSWRAVLSITLKTASPGVITGCMLAFARVAGETAPLMFTAFGNQFWSSNLHEPIAALPLQIYAYAISPYDEWHRLAWAGALVLILLIVISVSLVRYVTTRGVLKGAN, from the coding sequence ATGACGAAAAGCAATTCTCCGAGCGCATTCCATACCCTGCGCCGTGCGGCGACAAATCACCTGGCAACGGGACTCGCAGTTCTGAGCACGATCCTGGTGGTGGCTCCGCTGGTGGCGATCTTCGCGTACCTGATCTACAAGGGCGCGAGTTCGCTGAACCTGGCCTTCTTTACGCAGATTCCGAAACCGGTCGGCGAGGCGGGCGGCGGCATGGCGAACGCCATTCTCGGCTCCGCGGTGCTCCTGCTGGTGGGCAGTCTGCTGGGCGTGCCGATCGGTATTGCCGCTGGCATCTACCTGGCGGAGTTTGGGCAGGGTGGCAAGCTGGCAAACGTCGTGCGGTTCACGGCAGACGTTCTGAACGGTGTGCCGTCGATTGTGATGGGCATCGCTGTGTACTCGCTGATTGTTCTGCCGCAGAAGCATTTCTCGGCTTTTGCGGGCGGCGTAGCGCTGGGCATCATGATGATCCCGACCATCACGCGCACCACTGAAGAGATGCTGCTCATGGTGCCGGGCTCGGTGCGTGAGGCTGCGCTCGGTCTCGGCGTTCCCAGCTGGCGCGCGGTGCTCTCGATCACGCTGAAGACGGCCTCGCCGGGCGTGATCACCGGCTGCATGCTGGCCTTTGCGCGTGTTGCGGGCGAGACGGCTCCCCTGATGTTCACGGCCTTCGGCAACCAGTTCTGGAGCTCCAACCTGCACGAGCCGATTGCCGCGCTGCCGCTGCAGATTTACGCATACGCAATTTCTCCATATGACGAATGGCACCGCCTGGCCTGGGCCGGCGCGCTGGTGCTGATCCTGTTGATCGTGATCTCGGTATCGCTGGTGCGGTACGTGACGACGCGCGGTGTATTGAAAGGGGCGAACTGA